From the genome of Pelomonas sp. SE-A7, one region includes:
- a CDS encoding BolA/IbaG family iron-sulfur metabolism protein: MADPTPAEVQSYIAAGLSCEQLQVEGDGRHFFATIVSTEFEGLNRVRRHQRVYQALGDRMREQIHALSMKTLTPAEAAAAPEL; this comes from the coding sequence ATGGCCGATCCCACCCCCGCCGAAGTCCAGTCGTACATTGCCGCCGGCCTCAGCTGCGAACAGCTGCAGGTCGAGGGCGACGGGCGCCATTTCTTTGCCACCATCGTCTCGACCGAGTTCGAGGGCCTGAACCGGGTGCGCCGTCACCAGCGCGTCTACCAGGCGCTGGGCGACCGGATGCGCGAGCAGATCCATGCGCTTTCGATGAAGACGCTCACGCCGGCCGAAGCCGCGGCGGCGCCCGAGCTATGA
- a CDS encoding ABC transporter permease, protein MSAIQLQGARTLFYKEVLRFWKVSFQTVAAPVLTAVLYLLIFGHVLENHVKVYGTVGYTSFLIPGLVMMSVLQNAFANSSSSLIQSKITGNLVFLLVTPLSHWAWFVAYVGASIVRGLAVGTGVFAVTCWFAWPGLAAPLWILVFAALGAGMLGALGLIAGLWAEKFDQMAAFQNFIIMPMTFLSGVFYSVHSLPTFWQAVSHLNPFFYMIDGFRHGFFGISDVSPWLSLAIVAASFLGVSGIALTLLKRGYKIRY, encoded by the coding sequence ATGAGCGCCATCCAGCTGCAAGGGGCGCGCACGCTCTTCTACAAGGAAGTGCTGCGCTTCTGGAAGGTCAGCTTCCAGACGGTTGCCGCGCCGGTGCTGACCGCCGTGCTGTACCTGCTGATCTTTGGCCATGTGCTGGAGAACCACGTCAAGGTCTACGGCACGGTGGGCTACACCAGCTTCCTGATCCCGGGCCTGGTGATGATGAGCGTGCTGCAGAACGCCTTCGCCAATTCCTCGTCCAGCCTGATACAGAGCAAGATCACCGGCAACCTGGTGTTCCTCTTGGTGACGCCGCTGTCGCACTGGGCCTGGTTCGTGGCCTATGTGGGCGCGTCCATCGTGCGCGGACTGGCCGTCGGCACCGGCGTGTTCGCCGTGACCTGCTGGTTCGCCTGGCCGGGCCTGGCGGCGCCGCTGTGGATCCTGGTGTTCGCCGCCCTGGGCGCCGGCATGCTGGGCGCCCTGGGCCTGATCGCCGGGCTCTGGGCCGAGAAGTTCGACCAGATGGCCGCCTTCCAGAACTTCATCATCATGCCGATGACCTTTTTGTCCGGCGTGTTCTATTCGGTGCACTCGCTGCCGACGTTCTGGCAGGCGGTCAGCCACCTGAATCCGTTCTTCTACATGATCGACGGCTTCCGCCACGGCTTCTTCGGCATCAGCGACGTCTCGCCCTGGCTCAGCCTGGCCATCGTCGCGGCCAGCTTCCTGGGGGTCTCGGGCATTGCGCTGACCCTGCTCAAGCGGGGCTACAAGATCCGCTATTGA
- a CDS encoding ABC transporter ATP-binding protein — MQKAAIAFNNVSKTYRGGQVRALDGVSFDIQPGEFFGLLGPNGAGKTSLISILAGLSRASGGTVQVMGHDVVDDYAAARKALGIVPQELVFDPFFSVREALEIQSGYFGVRNNGAWITELLENLGLADKAKANMRQLSGGMKRRVLVAQALVHRPPVIVLDEPTAGVDVELRQTLWQFIARLNKEGHTVLLTTHYLEEAEALCQRIAMLKLGKVVALDRTSSLLSGRASTMLRFKTDAALPTDLASAARVTGRIAQIKAHDAAEVETILARLRAAQVPVEDLEIGRADLEDVFLEIMNGATA; from the coding sequence ATGCAGAAAGCCGCCATCGCGTTCAACAACGTCAGCAAGACCTACAGGGGCGGCCAGGTCCGCGCCCTGGACGGTGTCTCCTTCGACATCCAGCCCGGCGAATTCTTCGGCCTGCTGGGCCCCAACGGCGCAGGCAAGACCAGCCTGATCAGCATCCTGGCCGGCCTGTCCCGGGCCAGTGGTGGCACGGTCCAGGTGATGGGCCACGACGTGGTCGACGACTACGCCGCGGCCCGCAAGGCCCTGGGCATAGTCCCGCAGGAGCTGGTGTTCGACCCCTTCTTCTCGGTGCGCGAGGCGCTGGAGATCCAGAGCGGCTATTTCGGCGTCCGCAACAACGGCGCCTGGATCACCGAGCTGCTGGAGAACCTGGGCCTGGCCGACAAGGCCAAGGCGAACATGCGCCAGCTCTCGGGCGGCATGAAGCGCCGCGTGCTGGTGGCCCAGGCCCTGGTGCACCGGCCGCCGGTCATCGTGCTGGACGAGCCCACGGCCGGCGTGGACGTGGAGCTGCGCCAGACGCTGTGGCAGTTCATCGCCCGCCTGAACAAGGAAGGCCATACGGTGCTGCTGACCACCCACTACCTGGAAGAGGCCGAGGCCCTGTGCCAGCGCATCGCCATGCTCAAGCTGGGCAAGGTCGTGGCCCTGGACCGCACCAGCAGCCTGCTTTCGGGCCGCGCCTCGACCATGCTGCGCTTCAAGACCGATGCCGCCCTGCCGACGGACCTGGCCAGCGCCGCCCGCGTGACCGGCCGCATCGCCCAGATCAAGGCCCATGACGCGGCCGAGGTCGAGACCATCCTGGCCCGGCTGCGCGCCGCCCAGGTCCCGGTGGAAGACCTGGAGATCGGCCGCGCCGACCTGGAAGACGTGTTCCTCGAAATCATGAACGGAGCCACCGCATGA
- a CDS encoding TetR/AcrR family transcriptional regulator, whose translation MATKKPRRTAERILEVTLDLFNRFGEPNVSTTLISAELSISPGNLYYHYPAKDELINSLFGRYEQELGELLAAADNVRHVEDAWLFFHMLFELIWKHRFLYRDLNDLLSKNRRLETHFQTVLEHKSLAMSRILSGLQLGGALKMDSRDAGPTASSMVVLLSYWLSFEYVRDPRHALEPERAGQALMRGAFHVLSLLLPYLQGESREHLFALAAKYQSQSQQP comes from the coding sequence ATGGCCACAAAAAAGCCGCGCCGCACCGCGGAGCGCATCCTCGAAGTCACGCTGGACCTGTTCAACCGCTTCGGGGAGCCCAATGTCTCGACCACGCTGATCTCGGCCGAGCTCTCCATCAGCCCCGGCAACCTCTACTACCACTACCCGGCCAAGGACGAGCTGATCAATTCGCTATTCGGCCGCTATGAGCAGGAACTGGGCGAGCTGCTGGCCGCGGCCGACAACGTGCGCCATGTCGAGGACGCCTGGCTGTTCTTCCACATGCTGTTCGAGCTGATCTGGAAGCACCGCTTCCTGTACCGCGACCTGAACGACCTGCTGAGCAAGAACCGCCGGCTCGAGACCCATTTCCAGACGGTGCTGGAGCACAAGAGCCTGGCCATGAGCCGCATCCTCTCGGGCCTGCAACTGGGCGGGGCGCTGAAGATGGACTCGCGCGACGCCGGCCCCACGGCCTCGTCCATGGTGGTCCTGTTGAGCTACTGGCTCAGCTTCGAGTATGTTCGGGATCCGCGCCATGCGCTGGAGCCGGAACGCGCCGGCCAGGCCTTGATGCGCGGCGCCTTTCATGTGCTGAGCCTGCTGCTGCCCTATCTGCAGGGCGAGTCGCGGGAGCATCTGTTTGCGCTGGCCGCCAAGTATCAATCGCAGTCACAACAACCGTAG
- a CDS encoding OsmC family protein — MECVINWMGADGMAFVAETGSGHLLTMDGAPAGGGRDLAPRPMETVLAGTGGCTAYDVVLILKRGRHDVRGCQVKLTAERAETEPKVFTKIHMHFVVTGRNLPQVAVERAVELSHEKYCSASIMLAKTAEITTSVEVVEG; from the coding sequence ATGGAATGCGTGATCAATTGGATGGGGGCCGACGGCATGGCCTTCGTGGCCGAGACCGGCAGCGGCCACCTGCTGACCATGGACGGCGCGCCGGCCGGCGGTGGCCGTGACCTGGCGCCCCGGCCCATGGAAACCGTGCTGGCCGGCACCGGCGGCTGCACCGCCTATGACGTGGTGCTGATCCTGAAGCGCGGCCGACATGACGTACGCGGTTGCCAGGTCAAGCTCACGGCTGAGCGCGCTGAAACCGAACCCAAGGTGTTCACCAAGATCCACATGCACTTCGTCGTCACCGGCCGCAACCTGCCGCAGGTGGCGGTCGAGCGGGCGGTGGAGCTTTCGCACGAGAAGTACTGCTCGGCCAGCATCATGCTGGCCAAGACGGCCGAGATCACGACCTCGGTCGAGGTGGTGGAGGGCTGA